The window ATGATTAGAGATGTATACGATTTAGATCCTAAAGACGTTGTCAAAGAAGAAATCGCTAAAGGTAAACTCATCATGGAAACTGCTGACGGCGAAAAAGCTTTCAAAATCGATGAATTAGAAGAACAAGGTATGGGTAGAAGAGAAAACTGTCAAAGATGTAATCTCAAAATCCCTTCCAATGCTGACTTAGCTTTAGGTAACTGGGGAGTTATCGGTCCTTTAGCAGGAAAAGCTACTTTTGTTGAAGTATTCTCAGAAACTGGTGCTGACGTTTTAGGTAAAGTAATTGAAGCAGGTTTAATTGCTACCGAAGAACCAAATCCAAAAGGTGTCAAAATCAGAGAAAACATTAACAACTTCATGTTAAAAGAATCCCAAGCTAAAAAAGACATCGATTACGCAGGAACTACCGGAGACATCATCGACGTATTCTACCAATACGAAGACGAATTCTCTAAATGTATGAAATGTTACGGCTGTCGTGAAGCATGTCCATTATGTTTCTGTGAAGACTGCTGTCTCGAAGCTGAAGGTCCTGAATGGGTACCTGGTGGATACACTCCTGCTGCACCATTCTTCCACTTAACCCGTATGGTGCACATGGTTGACGCATGTACTAACTGTGGTCAATGTTCCGAAGTATGTCCATGTGAAATCCCTGTAGCTAAAGTATGGAGTACTGTAAACAACAAAGTTAGAGAAATCTACGGATACATCCCAGGTATGGGCAGTGACGACCCACTTCCATTTACCGACCACGTATCCAAAGCTAAATGGTTATAAGGATTCTTCCTTATTTCCTATTTTTTTCTTTTTTTTGAGATGATGACTTAACAATGTTATATTTTCAGCTAAAAAATAATAAGGGTTATTCCGTATTGAAAGGTTCCCTTTTGTTGATTCCGTTGATAAAAATTTCCTCAAGTTTTTCCTCACTTTCGCCATTTCTCACATGTGTTATGAGTTCGACCAGATTGTCGTTTCTAAGAAGGCATGGCTTGATTTTTCCATCGGGTGTTATCCTCAATCTGGAGCATTTTGCGCAAAATTTAGCGTTATCGACAGGCTTGACTACCTCGATTTCTCCACCGTCTATGTAATATTTTTTACGTCCCTGCATAAATTCACGTTCACGAACATCATCAGCTATATCAGCCAACTCTTTTTCAATTTCATCGAGATTATAATGATAGTCGGCACTGAACTTGTCGTCCTCACAGTTTTCACTTTCAATCAGTTCAATCAGCTGGAGAACAATGTCATTTTCCTTACAGAACTTGAACATGTCATCGATTTCATTCTGGTTTATGTCCTTCATGATGACCATGTTGATTTTAACCGGATAAAGGCCAACCTCAACTGCCTTAAGGATTCCTCTCTTGGCATCCTCAAGATAGTCCTTTTTGGTGATGAACTCAAAGGTTTCACGGTCAAGCGTATCCAGGCTGACATTGACCCTGTCAAGGCCGGCGTCCTTCAGGTCCTGAGCATATTTTTCAAGAAGTATTCCGTTGGTTGTCATGGAAATGTCCTTGAAGTCAAGGCTTGCGATTTTTTCGACTATTTCAACAATGTCCTTTTTAAGCAAAGGCTCCCCACCGGACAAACGGATCTTGCGAACACCGATTTTTTTGGCAATCTTACAGATTGTGTAGAGTTCGTCAGCTGTCATCTCCTCACTGGACTTTACCATGCCGTCATGATGGCAGTACAGGCAGTTTACGTTACATCTGTTTGTCAGTGTGATTCTCAGTGAAAGAATTGGTCTTTCATATTTATCTCTTACAACGTTTTCCAGCATATTATCTTTCTTCCACTTTAATTGTTATTTTAAGGATGTCTTCATCGATTTTAAGGGATGAAACAATTGCATATATTGTCTCCTTAAGTATTCCCTGTGTGAAGGCATTGAGTTCAACGTCATGTCCGTTGGTCTTGAGTGCAATGCTTGCGTTTTCCAGATTCTCCCCGATATCGGTTATCTCGGCTTCGATGAGCCTGACATCATCCTCGGTTTTTATTGAGCTTACCATTCCCTTTACGGAATTGGAAACGATGTTTTTTGTAAATGCGTTGATGTCAAGACCCTTGTCATTTATCTGAATGCTGCAGTCTGCATCTGTCGGATTTTGGGCGGTGTTTTCATTTGGAATGAGCAGTTCGATTTTGCCGATATCCTCAACTCCAAAATCATTAAGGTTAAGGGTGTTTATCACGCCTATTACACTTTCCTTCAGGTATTTGCTTACAAAACGGTTGAGGCCAACCACCTTGCCGTCTATTGAGAGGTAACTGTGGGTCTTGTCCAAATCTTCAACACTTAAATTGCCGTTTCTTATCTCTGAAGCGATTGTCTCACCGTTGTTGAATCCGCAGTTGTTTGCAAACAGTGTATCTACAATGTCATGGCCCCTTTTCTCAATAAGGTCTGCAAGTTCACTTACGCCTTCGGGAGTAATTGTAAATGAATCGATTTCTGCGATGGTGTATTCGTCTCGCACGTCGGGAGAGGTTATGATTTTGGGATAGTTGTATTTTTTGAATCCCTCGATTATCACGAAATCAAAATCGCCCATATGTTTGATCAAATACAGGATTCGGTTAAGGTCCATTTCGCTTCTGGAGTTGAAGAATGTTGTTGATCCAACTCCTACAACCAGATTTGCACCGGCCTGTTTGTGTCTCCAGGTGTCGGTGTTTTCCTTATCCATTTCTATAGAATGGTGAGAGTGCTTGATTGAGGCCACATTATAGCCTCTTTTTTTCAGTTCTTCAATAACTTTTATTGTCAGTGAAGTCTTTCCCGTATTTTTTTTACCAACTATAGATACAATTTTCATTTCATAATCTCCCTTTGTATATATTATATATTATTCGTATTAATTAAAAATTTCTAATTGAATAATGTGTAGTTACTACACATTTTGATGAATTGGCATGTATTTCTTACATTATTCGTATTTGGAAAAATTGAAAAATTCTTGTTTTTTCGGTGAATTTTTATGAATTTCAAAAATCTTGATGGTGCATGAAATCTTGATTATTGTTCTGTTTTTTAGGGATTTCTCAATTTTCATGAGGTTTTCAGATTTTCATGTGTAGTTACTACACAATTTAGGTTAACCTAAAAATTTTACCTGATTTTTCATGATTTTGTAATACTTTTAAGGTAATTTTTTATTACAAATTTCAATCAATTTTCGTAATAATTTCAGTAGATATCAATTGTAATCATATTATTATTTAAATAATCCAATTTGTTTTTTTATATTCTAATATAATCTTCATAAAATAGGTTATATCTAATTTAAACTTCTTATACTTGATATCTTTAAGTCTTAATGTGTAGTATTCCCACAGTTATATTTAAGGCTTTCGACTTAATTCTAGTAGACAACTATATTTATATAAGTAAATATATTTTATATCATTACACATTGGTGGTTTTCAAATGCCGAAACATATTGCATCTGGTCTGAAATATTTGGCTGCGGTCAAGTTGAAAGATGCAGGGGCAAGTCATCAAGAAATTGCTGACCAGCTTGGTGTTGACAGGTCTACCATATCACACTATCTGAATGGCAGAAACCTCTCTTGGAACTCCATTGACGTTGCAAGGACAATAACCGAGTTGTCACCCCCGGATTTCTTGAAAATGGCCGAGGCAATATTTGACGAACCAGAACAGAGTCGAAAAATTGTGAATATTTGCAGAGAAAGAGATTTCGAAGTAATTATAGAAGATTCCTGTATTGGTTGCGGCTTATGTGTAAATGCATGTACAATGAAAGCTATTAAATTAGAATCATTGCAAGCGCATGCAGACTCCATACAATGTTGTGGCTGCGAGCTTTGTAGCGACGATTGCCCAACTAATTCTATAAAAATTTTGGAGATTGAATATGATTAGAAATTTAAAAGAGGTTAAAGACAACAACTTTGACATTACAAGATCTGCTGAAGAAGTCAGAAACTTGTCTTTCAACGACCATGTATGTTTAGGTTGTGGGATTTGTGAATCTACTTGTCCTGTCGAAGCAATTACCTTAAACGCAATTGCTGTAGACGCACGTCACAGAATCTCTAACGACGTATACTTCAGTGGTCACGAAAAGATCGCTCAAAACTTCAAAGATGACTTTGATGTTCAAAGAATAAGCATTGACGAAAGTAAATGTGTATTATGTGGTATGTGCTCCGGATTATGTCCTGTTGATGCATTAGTATTAACTATTGACGGCACACCTATCAAAGAAATTGATGCATACCCTCATTACAACGCTTTCTCAGAAATCGATGATGATGAATGTATTTACTGTAAAAGATGTGAAATCGCATGTCCACGTGACGCTATTGTCATTGAAAGAGTTTTACCAGACCGTGCAGACTTAGTAACTGGTGAAATCCAAGTTGACGATGATGAATGTATTTACTGTGGCGTATGTGAAGAATTATGTCCTGCAGAAGCAATTGTCGTTGATAAAGAAACTGGTAAAGAATCAATCGTTATCGACAAAGATGCATGTGTTTACTGTTTAGTATGTAAAAAAGCTTGTCCTACCAACGCTATCAAAGCAGTATGTAGATCATGCAGCTATGGAGAATACGACTTAGATCCTGCAAAAGCTGTAGTAAAAGGAAACTCCATCATTGACTCAGAACTCTGTGTATTCTGTGGCTGGTGTGAAGGAGTATGTCCAACTGACGCAGCAAAACACAAAAAACCATTCCAAGGTACAATCGAAATTGACGATGATAAATGTCAAGCTTGTGGAGCTTGTGTTGATATTTGTGGTTGTAATGCTTTAGCATTCCCAGTATCATCCGGTTCTGGTTCCAGAATGGAACACGTTATTGCAAACGGTGACTACTGTGTAAAATGTAAAGCATGTGCAAAAGCATGTCCTAACGGTGCAATTACTGTAACCAGAACTGAAATCGATCACACACCTATTAACTCAACTACCTGGAAAGAAGCTTTAGACGCAATTAAAGATTAGGTGATTCGATGGAACTTAAAGTTAATCAAGATAATTGTTTAGGATGCGGGATTTGTGTAATCGCATGTCCTGTTAATGCTGCTATCAGTCCAGAAAATGCTGGTGGTAACGGTGCAAAGACTGAAGAAGTTATTATGATGGTAGAAAACGGATTCATCAAACTTTTCAGTCCTGAAAAATGTGAAGAATGTGGAACATGTCAAATGTTTTGCCCAGTAAATGCTATATGGTTAGAATAGGGGGATTAATTTATGCATTATGCTAATACTTATTTAGAAAAACCTGTAGTGCCTGATGTAAAAATTACTGGTGAAGGAACAACCGATGTATTAAAATGTATGTTAAACACCGGTTCCGACATCTACCAAGGTGCTTGTAAAAAAAGAGGATCCACCTTAAAAGAAGAATACAAAAACGCTTCTGGTACCTGCTACATGGATCCAAGAGATATGGCAAAATTAGGTGTAAACAACTGGGATACCGTACTTGTAAAAACCGATTTCGGTGAAGTTGTAGTAAACTGTGCAGTATCAAGAGATGCACCTCACGAAGGAACTGTATTCATTTGTAAAGGACCATGGGCTAACACTATTGTAAGTCACGACACTTACTGCTGTTCTGACCCAACCTACAAAGGAATCAGATGTACTGTCGAAAAAACCGACAGAAAAGTATTACTCATGGCAGACTTAATGAGATGGGTATACAAAAAATACGTTGATGAAGAAGATGACGATGTTGTTGAAAACATGGAATCTTTAGGTGAATTACCTGTTTATCACGGACGTAAATGGGAGGAGTTGATTGACCATGACTTATGAACCACCTGTAACTGATTATGATCACATTGTTGAAAATTGTACCTGTGCGTTCTGTGGTTGTAACTGTGACGACTTAGACTACTTAGTTAAAGACGGTCACGTAGTTGCTGTAAGACACGCATGCAGATTAGGGGCAAGTAAAATTATGGAAGATATGGATCAAAGATTACTTGTTCCAATGATTAGGGATGAAAACGGAGAACTCAAAGAAGTTGACTGGGATACCGCTTTAGACAAAGCTGCTGAATACATCGCTAATTCCGTAAGACCAGTATTCTACGGTTGGTCTGAAACTTCAACTGAATGTATGAAAGAAGGAGTAGCATTAGGTGAATACATCGGTGCAGTATTAGATAACCAAGCTACTATCTGTCACGGACCTTCTCTCCAAGCTGTGCAAAACGCAGGTTACCCTATTCAAACTTTAGGGGAAGTTCAAAACAGAGCAGACATGATTGTTTATTCTGGAAGTAACGCTATGAACTCTCACCCAAGACACTTAGCAAGATACGCTGCTTTCTGTCGTGGATACTTCAGACAAAGAGGAAGATTCGACAGAACCGTTGTTACCATGGACCCTAAATTCTCCGATACCGCTAAATGTTCAGACAAATGGATTGGATTTGAACAAAACGGAGACTACGGTTTCTACAACGCTATTAGAGCAGTTCTCAGAGGAAAAGAATTATACCAAGACGTAATTTCCGGTATTCCTAAAGAAGACATTTACGAATTAGCAGAAGAAATGAAAAACGCAGAATTCGGTGTTCTCTTCTTCGGTTTAGGTTTAACCCACACATTATCAAAACAAAGAAACATTGATATTGCTATTAAAATGGTTCAAGACTTAAACAAATACAGTAAATGGGGTCTTACTCCAATGAGAGGTCACTTTAACGTAAACGGATTCAACATTTTCATGGCATTCGAATGTGGATTCGCTTTCGGTGTAGACTATGCTAGAGGTTACCCAAGATATATGATGGGTGAAACCAACACTATCGATTTATTAGTAAGGAAAGAACCAGACTGTTTCATGGTTATTGCAGCTGACCCTGGTGCTCACTTCCCTAACGGAGCAAACCAACACTTAGCTAACATTCCTGTTATTCAAATCGATATTCACTGGGGACCATCTACCGAACTTGCTGATGTTGTATTACCAGGTTCATTCATTGCTGTAGAATGTGCTGGTACCAGTTATCGTATGGATGGAGTTCCTATCTACATGAAAAAAGCAATCGACAAACCAGAAACCTGTCGTGACGACGAATGGATTGTCCGTGAATTGAAAGAAAGAGTAATGAAACTCAGAGAAGAGCCAAACGTAGCTCCAAAATATGTGCCAAATCCAAATGCACTATAAAGGTGATATAATGGAATATATTCTTAAAAACGGTATTGTCTACGACCCTGCTAACGAAGTCAACGGGGAAAAGATGGACGTAATGTTCAAAGATGGTATTATTGTAGATAGTGTTTCCGCTGATGCTAAAGTCTTAGACGTTACCGATAAAATAGTCATGCCAGCTGGTGTTGACCCTCACGCACACGTTGCAGGTCCTAAATTAGTAGTAGGAAGATTATACAGACCTGAAGATTCCAGAAGAGGTGTTACTCAAAAAACTAAAGTATTAAGATCAGAATCTGGTTTCTCCATTCCAAGTTGTCCTGCAACCGGTTACAGATACTCAAGATTAGGTTACGGTACTGTTGTAGAAGCAGCTATGCCTCCTCTTGAAGCAAAACACACTCACGAAGAAATCGCAACTATTCCCACAATTAGATATTCCAGCTTTACCATTATTCGGTAACAACTGGTTCGTAATGGAATACGCAAAAGATAATAATATTGAAGACATTGCAGCATTCGTATCTGCATGGTTAAAAATATCCAAAGGTTACGGTATCAAAATCGTAAACCCATGTGGAAGTGAAGCATGGGGATGGGGTATGAACGTACACGGTGTAAACGACAAAGCTCCTTACTTTGACGTAACTTCCAAAGAAGTTATTATTGCACTCGCAAAAGCTAACGAAATGTTAAACTTACCTCACTCTATCCACATTCACCCTAACGACTTAGGACACCCTGGTAACGTACCAACCACAATCGAAACCATGGATGCTGTTAAAGGAATCAAAAAAGGTAAAGGCGCAGCAGAAGTCAGAGACCAAGTTATGCACTTAACTCACTTACAGTTCCACTCCTACTTAGGAAACAGCTGGAAAGATGTAACTTCCGGTGCTGAAGAAGTCGCTAAACACTTCAACAAAGCTGACAACTTAACCTGTGATATCGGTCAGGTAACTTTCGACGAAACCACTACCATGACTGCAGACGCTCCTATGGAATACGACTTATTCAAATTATCCGGTCTTAAATGGACCAACAAGGATATTGAATGTGAAACTGCAGCAGGTATCATTCCATGTATTTACTCCAAGAAAAGCCCTGTCAGTACCTTACAATGGGCTATTGGTCTTGAATTATTCTTGTTAATTGAAGACCCATGGAGAGTATGTTTAACCACTGACCACCCTAACGCAGGTCCATTTACCAGATATCCTAGAATCATTTCCTGGTTAATGAGTAACGAAAGAAGACAAGAAATGTGCGACAATGAAGTTCA is drawn from uncultured Methanobrevibacter sp. and contains these coding sequences:
- a CDS encoding 4Fe-4S binding protein — translated: MPKHIASGLKYLAAVKLKDAGASHQEIADQLGVDRSTISHYLNGRNLSWNSIDVARTITELSPPDFLKMAEAIFDEPEQSRKIVNICRERDFEVIIEDSCIGCGLCVNACTMKAIKLESLQAHADSIQCCGCELCSDDCPTNSIKILEIEYD
- a CDS encoding Coenzyme F420 hydrogenase/dehydrogenase, beta subunit C-terminal domain → MIRDVYDLDPKDVVKEEIAKGKLIMETADGEKAFKIDELEEQGMGRRENCQRCNLKIPSNADLALGNWGVIGPLAGKATFVEVFSETGADVLGKVIEAGLIATEEPNPKGVKIRENINNFMLKESQAKKDIDYAGTTGDIIDVFYQYEDEFSKCMKCYGCREACPLCFCEDCCLEAEGPEWVPGGYTPAAPFFHLTRMVHMVDACTNCGQCSEVCPCEIPVAKVWSTVNNKVREIYGYIPGMGSDDPLPFTDHVSKAKWL
- a CDS encoding ferredoxin family protein yields the protein MELKVNQDNCLGCGICVIACPVNAAISPENAGGNGAKTEEVIMMVENGFIKLFSPEKCEECGTCQMFCPVNAIWLE
- the mobB gene encoding molybdopterin-guanine dinucleotide biosynthesis protein B, producing the protein MKIVSIVGKKNTGKTSLTIKVIEELKKRGYNVASIKHSHHSIEMDKENTDTWRHKQAGANLVVGVGSTTFFNSRSEMDLNRILYLIKHMGDFDFVIIEGFKKYNYPKIITSPDVRDEYTIAEIDSFTITPEGVSELADLIEKRGHDIVDTLFANNCGFNNGETIASEIRNGNLSVEDLDKTHSYLSIDGKVVGLNRFVSKYLKESVIGVINTLNLNDFGVEDIGKIELLIPNENTAQNPTDADCSIQINDKGLDINAFTKNIVSNSVKGMVSSIKTEDDVRLIEAEITDIGENLENASIALKTNGHDVELNAFTQGILKETIYAIVSSLKIDEDILKITIKVEER
- a CDS encoding formylmethanofuran dehydrogenase subunit B → MTYEPPVTDYDHIVENCTCAFCGCNCDDLDYLVKDGHVVAVRHACRLGASKIMEDMDQRLLVPMIRDENGELKEVDWDTALDKAAEYIANSVRPVFYGWSETSTECMKEGVALGEYIGAVLDNQATICHGPSLQAVQNAGYPIQTLGEVQNRADMIVYSGSNAMNSHPRHLARYAAFCRGYFRQRGRFDRTVVTMDPKFSDTAKCSDKWIGFEQNGDYGFYNAIRAVLRGKELYQDVISGIPKEDIYELAEEMKNAEFGVLFFGLGLTHTLSKQRNIDIAIKMVQDLNKYSKWGLTPMRGHFNVNGFNIFMAFECGFAFGVDYARGYPRYMMGETNTIDLLVRKEPDCFMVIAADPGAHFPNGANQHLANIPVIQIDIHWGPSTELADVVLPGSFIAVECAGTSYRMDGVPIYMKKAIDKPETCRDDEWIVRELKERVMKLREEPNVAPKYVPNPNAL
- the moaA gene encoding GTP 3',8-cyclase MoaA codes for the protein MLENVVRDKYERPILSLRITLTNRCNVNCLYCHHDGMVKSSEEMTADELYTICKIAKKIGVRKIRLSGGEPLLKKDIVEIVEKIASLDFKDISMTTNGILLEKYAQDLKDAGLDRVNVSLDTLDRETFEFITKKDYLEDAKRGILKAVEVGLYPVKINMVIMKDINQNEIDDMFKFCKENDIVLQLIELIESENCEDDKFSADYHYNLDEIEKELADIADDVREREFMQGRKKYYIDGGEIEVVKPVDNAKFCAKCSRLRITPDGKIKPCLLRNDNLVELITHVRNGESEEKLEEIFINGINKREPFNTE
- the fwdF gene encoding tungsten-dependent formylmethanofuran dehydrogenase subunit FwdF, which translates into the protein MIRNLKEVKDNNFDITRSAEEVRNLSFNDHVCLGCGICESTCPVEAITLNAIAVDARHRISNDVYFSGHEKIAQNFKDDFDVQRISIDESKCVLCGMCSGLCPVDALVLTIDGTPIKEIDAYPHYNAFSEIDDDECIYCKRCEIACPRDAIVIERVLPDRADLVTGEIQVDDDECIYCGVCEELCPAEAIVVDKETGKESIVIDKDACVYCLVCKKACPTNAIKAVCRSCSYGEYDLDPAKAVVKGNSIIDSELCVFCGWCEGVCPTDAAKHKKPFQGTIEIDDDKCQACGACVDICGCNALAFPVSSGSGSRMEHVIANGDYCVKCKACAKACPNGAITVTRTEIDHTPINSTTWKEALDAIKD
- a CDS encoding molybdopterin dinucleotide binding domain-containing protein; translation: MHYANTYLEKPVVPDVKITGEGTTDVLKCMLNTGSDIYQGACKKRGSTLKEEYKNASGTCYMDPRDMAKLGVNNWDTVLVKTDFGEVVVNCAVSRDAPHEGTVFICKGPWANTIVSHDTYCCSDPTYKGIRCTVEKTDRKVLLMADLMRWVYKKYVDEEDDDVVENMESLGELPVYHGRKWEELIDHDL